The Candidatus Koribacter versatilis Ellin345 genome has a segment encoding these proteins:
- the ccsB gene encoding c-type cytochrome biogenesis protein CcsB has protein sequence MAQARVVNIDRIEEKAPASGGLLLALVGLGIAFLIITAMLGIAKTHQPLFTESNMLYGALIFYAGAGALYMGFGVTGTERYIKYASLFTAIGWIANTLAAGHRWYQSGRPPFASIYEMLLSFVWTVALLTLIAEKKYGVRIVGSITMPLAVVSVILMQLLPSEVRPLVPALQSTWLHVHVTLAMLSYAACAVSFAIAMMFLIQDNFKTSDFQFWTALTSAATFLAITATRFRAGSLAVAAWDLERKSDIVEQGNTHVFVGIPELGWLFILAALGALIPLALNVFARVKKNEQAYAWADKGMFISILLQVATLSAFILRARQGVYLTPEGDELPTVLAASPFILGGVISSIFGSLLYLMLLWRRTDLQKMLPPAETLDRVTYKTICIAFPLLTGMIAAGAYWANRTWGSYWSWDPKEDWAAITWLIYALYLHMRITRGWRGRRAAYFAIFGFAVVIFTFLGVTYLLPGLHAYA, from the coding sequence ATGGCACAAGCACGAGTTGTGAATATCGACAGAATTGAGGAGAAAGCTCCCGCGTCCGGCGGCCTGTTACTGGCCCTGGTTGGACTGGGCATAGCCTTCCTCATCATCACCGCGATGCTGGGCATCGCCAAGACCCACCAGCCGCTGTTCACCGAGAGCAACATGCTCTATGGCGCGCTGATCTTTTACGCCGGCGCCGGCGCTCTCTACATGGGCTTTGGCGTGACTGGCACCGAGCGCTACATCAAGTACGCGTCGCTCTTCACCGCCATCGGCTGGATCGCGAACACTCTCGCCGCCGGCCATCGCTGGTATCAGTCAGGACGGCCTCCCTTCGCCAGCATCTACGAGATGCTGCTGAGCTTCGTCTGGACTGTCGCGCTGCTTACGCTCATCGCCGAAAAGAAATACGGCGTCCGCATCGTCGGTTCAATCACCATGCCGCTGGCGGTAGTCAGCGTCATCCTGATGCAGCTTCTGCCGAGCGAAGTTCGACCGCTGGTTCCAGCCTTGCAGTCCACGTGGCTGCACGTCCACGTCACGCTGGCGATGTTGAGTTATGCCGCCTGTGCCGTCAGTTTCGCCATCGCGATGATGTTCCTCATCCAGGACAATTTCAAAACCTCAGACTTCCAGTTCTGGACGGCCCTGACAAGCGCTGCGACCTTCCTCGCGATCACCGCCACACGCTTCCGCGCCGGATCGCTTGCCGTCGCCGCTTGGGACCTCGAGCGTAAATCCGACATCGTAGAGCAGGGCAACACCCACGTTTTTGTCGGAATTCCCGAACTCGGCTGGTTGTTCATTCTCGCCGCGCTGGGTGCGTTGATTCCCCTCGCGCTGAACGTCTTTGCCCGAGTGAAGAAAAACGAACAGGCGTATGCCTGGGCCGACAAGGGAATGTTCATCAGCATCCTGCTGCAGGTCGCCACGCTGAGCGCATTCATCCTCCGCGCTCGCCAGGGCGTTTATCTCACTCCCGAAGGCGATGAGCTTCCGACCGTTCTTGCCGCAAGCCCGTTCATTCTCGGCGGTGTCATCAGCAGCATTTTCGGATCGCTGCTCTATCTCATGCTGCTGTGGCGTCGCACCGATTTGCAAAAGATGTTGCCTCCGGCCGAAACCCTCGATCGGGTCACCTACAAGACCATCTGCATTGCCTTCCCGCTGCTGACCGGCATGATCGCCGCCGGCGCGTACTGGGCGAACCGCACCTGGGGCTCCTACTGGAGCTGGGACCCGAAAGAAGATTGGGCCGCGATCACCTGGCTGATCTACGCGCTCTATTTGCACATGAGAATTACCCGCGGCTGGCGTGGCCGTCGCGCGGCATACTTCGCGATCTTCGGATTCGCGGTCGTGATCTTCACTTTCCTCGGCGTCACGTATCTGCTTCCCGGCTTGCACGCGTACGCATGA
- a CDS encoding peptidylprolyl isomerase, whose protein sequence is MKYAVQSAALVLISVSAAFAQMASHAPTAVAKERTATTSVPAARPVDETKPVARVNGTVLTERDLLREMYTIFPYAAQHNGVPKKMEPEMRKGALQMIVFEELVYQEAVRRKITFDPSIISKGEAEMRKQFPSQQEFDAWIVAQFGSRQAMHEKMRRTMLVQILLKKEVNDKSVVTDAQAKAFYEANSKQFDRPETFSIQTISIIPPQGANPEVKKEADKRAHDAFKAAKATKTYEEFGLLAEKVSDDDWHVKMGDRKAIDRASLPPDVVKAALVMKPGEVSDLIQIGPNYTMFRLNAHTPAGRTPFGEVKAKLQEDMKKAKTEQLRGSFDKQLRQSAKVEEL, encoded by the coding sequence ATGAAATACGCCGTCCAATCCGCTGCCCTGGTCCTGATCTCGGTTTCCGCCGCATTCGCACAGATGGCATCCCACGCGCCGACCGCGGTCGCAAAAGAGCGCACGGCGACTACGTCCGTTCCCGCCGCGCGCCCTGTGGACGAAACCAAACCGGTTGCGCGCGTAAATGGCACGGTACTGACTGAGCGCGACTTGTTGCGCGAGATGTACACGATTTTCCCATACGCCGCGCAGCACAACGGCGTGCCCAAGAAGATGGAACCAGAGATGCGCAAAGGCGCTCTCCAGATGATTGTGTTCGAAGAGCTGGTCTACCAGGAAGCAGTGCGCCGCAAGATCACCTTCGATCCGTCCATCATCAGCAAGGGCGAAGCTGAGATGCGGAAGCAGTTCCCGTCGCAGCAGGAGTTCGATGCCTGGATCGTGGCGCAATTCGGTTCACGACAGGCGATGCATGAAAAGATGCGGCGCACGATGCTGGTCCAGATCCTGTTGAAGAAAGAAGTCAACGACAAGTCGGTTGTGACCGACGCGCAGGCGAAAGCATTCTACGAAGCGAATTCGAAGCAATTCGATCGTCCGGAGACGTTCTCGATCCAGACGATCTCGATCATTCCGCCGCAGGGCGCCAACCCGGAAGTAAAGAAGGAAGCAGACAAGCGCGCTCACGACGCTTTTAAGGCAGCGAAGGCGACGAAGACGTACGAAGAGTTTGGGCTACTTGCCGAAAAGGTTTCGGATGACGACTGGCATGTGAAGATGGGCGATCGCAAAGCGATTGACCGCGCCAGCCTGCCGCCCGATGTCGTGAAAGCGGCGCTAGTGATGAAACCAGGGGAAGTGAGCGACCTGATTCAGATCGGTCCGAACTACACCATGTTCCGGCTGAACGCGCACACGCCCGCGGGCCGCACACCGTTTGGCGAGGTGAAAGCCAAGTTGCAGGAAGACATGAAGAAGGCCAAGACCGAGCAGCTTCGCGGCTCGTTCGACAAACAACTCCGTCAAAGCGCAAAGGTAGAAGAGCTGTAG
- a CDS encoding cytochrome c3 family protein translates to MSRLGLFAILSMVIGVGQAVAATHPVPLDPKTDSAKCIECHGEKSKGKNVHSAIAMGCTSCHEVRVNRNITRVKLVATTTSGVCFTCHADKKASEIKGQVHAPAVRDCVKCHDPHQSDNKNQLLKPTSGETSKENICLTCHTKGMNVPQGGSRHAALDMGCETCHVTHKTGERGKREFDNHLTKDAPGLCLDCHDAKDASLQKAHQGQPFGTADCLTCHDPHQSKSPKLMQAFQHMPFEGRQCDACHSAPKDGKVVLTAADSKAVCVTCHAEKAEQIEKAKVQHPGAMGDCTTCHNPHAGKQPAFPTPNGVAACTSCHSDQAELQKTKAHLHQPAFQQGCATCHEPHGGENQHLLRAASTNALCLECHGPDPQPKKLEADHLVTIFNDKVKLPENYFQQVPTLPIKYGRGHPVEGHPVSDIMDLTDGNKVVKSINCLTCHQPHASAKDNLLVKDQEANGKFCETCHSTQAAPQPTTPKTGPKTTPTK, encoded by the coding sequence GTGAGTCGTCTGGGTCTCTTCGCAATCCTGAGCATGGTGATCGGAGTTGGGCAGGCGGTTGCCGCTACCCATCCGGTGCCGCTCGATCCGAAGACGGATTCGGCCAAGTGCATTGAGTGCCACGGCGAAAAGTCGAAGGGCAAAAATGTGCACTCGGCGATTGCGATGGGCTGCACCAGCTGCCATGAAGTCCGGGTCAACCGGAACATCACCCGCGTAAAGCTGGTCGCGACGACCACCAGCGGCGTTTGCTTTACCTGCCACGCCGACAAGAAAGCCTCCGAGATTAAAGGCCAGGTGCACGCGCCGGCCGTTCGCGATTGCGTGAAGTGCCACGATCCGCACCAGTCCGACAACAAGAACCAGCTTCTGAAGCCCACGAGCGGCGAGACGAGCAAAGAGAACATCTGCCTGACTTGCCACACCAAGGGAATGAACGTGCCGCAGGGCGGAAGCCGGCACGCGGCGCTGGATATGGGCTGCGAGACCTGCCACGTAACCCACAAGACCGGCGAACGCGGCAAGCGCGAGTTCGATAACCACCTTACGAAGGACGCTCCGGGGCTTTGCCTGGACTGCCACGATGCGAAGGACGCGAGCCTGCAGAAGGCGCACCAGGGACAACCGTTTGGTACGGCCGATTGCCTGACCTGCCACGATCCGCACCAGTCCAAGTCGCCGAAGCTGATGCAGGCCTTTCAGCATATGCCGTTCGAGGGACGCCAATGTGACGCGTGTCACAGCGCTCCCAAAGACGGAAAGGTAGTTTTAACGGCTGCTGACAGCAAAGCCGTATGTGTGACCTGCCACGCCGAGAAGGCCGAGCAGATCGAGAAGGCGAAGGTTCAGCATCCTGGAGCGATGGGCGATTGCACTACTTGTCACAACCCGCACGCCGGAAAGCAGCCGGCATTCCCAACTCCGAATGGAGTTGCGGCTTGCACGAGTTGCCACTCGGACCAGGCGGAGTTGCAAAAGACAAAAGCGCATCTCCATCAGCCGGCGTTCCAGCAGGGTTGCGCGACGTGTCACGAGCCGCATGGTGGCGAAAATCAACACCTGTTGCGAGCTGCATCAACGAATGCGCTGTGCCTGGAGTGTCACGGACCGGATCCGCAGCCGAAGAAGCTCGAAGCCGATCATCTTGTAACGATTTTCAACGACAAGGTGAAGTTGCCGGAGAACTACTTCCAACAGGTACCGACCTTACCGATCAAGTACGGCCGCGGACACCCGGTGGAAGGACATCCGGTCTCCGACATTATGGATTTGACCGACGGCAACAAGGTCGTGAAGTCGATCAACTGCCTGACCTGTCATCAGCCGCACGCTTCGGCGAAGGACAACCTGCTGGTGAAAGACCAGGAAGCAAACGGGAAGTTCTGCGAAACCTGCCACTCGACACAGGCGGCGCCGCAGCCAACGACACCGAAGACGGGACCGAAGACGACACCCACGAAGTAA
- a CDS encoding 6-bladed beta-propeller, whose protein sequence is MSILVPLTCLAATKEKPAEVSVPAIEIEGGRRLTFERMFTTDRDVLGKKGFWTKVVDFVAGEPDEHFLVRPYSIAVDSRGRAIVTDPGANGVHIFDLAQHKYKFVERNEKGKESMLQPQCVAVDAHDNFYVTDSETGKVFVFNADGKYQRSIGALKGGEGFFKRPTGIAIDSAAQRVYITDTLRDKIYVTDMQGQVLATIGKPGSEPGELHYPTELRIVGDELVVVDAMNFRIQIFGKDGSYRGSIGEIGDTPGAMFRPKGVSVDSENHIYVVEGASARVQIYDREGHWLYWFGGKGTGPEEFQLPSGIFIDHEDRIFVVDSFNRRIQVLHYYGVGKRAGGQP, encoded by the coding sequence TTGTCGATCCTCGTTCCTTTGACGTGCCTTGCCGCAACGAAAGAGAAGCCCGCAGAAGTTTCGGTTCCGGCGATCGAGATTGAGGGTGGACGACGCCTCACCTTCGAGCGGATGTTTACGACCGATCGTGACGTCCTCGGCAAGAAAGGCTTCTGGACGAAGGTGGTGGACTTCGTCGCCGGTGAACCAGACGAACATTTCCTAGTCAGACCCTACAGTATCGCGGTGGATTCGCGCGGGCGAGCGATTGTCACCGATCCGGGCGCGAATGGCGTGCACATCTTCGACCTCGCCCAGCATAAGTACAAGTTCGTCGAACGCAATGAGAAGGGCAAAGAGTCGATGCTCCAGCCGCAATGCGTGGCGGTGGATGCGCACGACAACTTCTACGTCACGGACTCTGAGACCGGCAAGGTCTTCGTCTTTAATGCTGACGGCAAGTATCAGCGCTCGATTGGCGCCTTGAAGGGTGGCGAAGGATTCTTCAAGCGGCCTACCGGGATTGCGATTGATTCGGCGGCACAGCGCGTGTACATCACCGACACCCTACGCGACAAGATTTATGTCACCGACATGCAGGGCCAAGTACTTGCCACGATCGGCAAGCCGGGATCGGAACCTGGCGAATTGCACTATCCGACCGAACTGCGCATTGTGGGCGACGAGCTGGTGGTGGTGGATGCGATGAACTTCCGCATCCAGATCTTCGGAAAAGATGGCAGCTATCGCGGCAGCATTGGCGAGATCGGCGATACGCCGGGCGCGATGTTTCGTCCCAAGGGCGTGAGCGTGGATTCCGAGAACCACATCTACGTGGTGGAAGGTGCGAGTGCGCGGGTACAGATTTACGACCGCGAAGGCCACTGGCTGTACTGGTTTGGCGGAAAAGGCACGGGGCCTGAGGAGTTTCAGCTTCCTTCCGGCATTTTTATTGACCACGAGGACCGCATCTTCGTGGTTGACTCGTTTAATCGCCGGATCCAAGTGCTGCATTATTACGGCGTCGGTAAGCGTGCAGGAGGCCAGCCATGA
- a CDS encoding multiheme c-type cytochrome, whose amino-acid sequence MKRAWLLALLVGVLCVNSPAQWTTDVLGSHDLSPGGTSPIKGRLNSGCQYCHAPHSGITMGSAPLWAQTLSKQTYTTYTSTTLKNLTTQPPLGGDSNLCLSCHDGTVAPGQTVPYGRLRMTGNMLPQDKFGSNLGGSHPFSFRALTTDSPDLVTTLISSHKTADPQNAVKLINNNVECTSCHNPHVQAIDTVAQQFLVRDGSNGALCLACHEPGARQVSNQNNPLSPWTTSIHANTNNKLSQGAGLGSYTTVGANSCISCHVPHSALGGAELLRQPASPVPNMDSATQNCITCHNGGSNISPAIPNVYAEFAKTGHPYPAGNNTHSAGEATVLENNRHATCVDCHNAHGSQQVTSFDAPPKIRISQTSTKGLGVDGTTQIDPAVNQYENCLRCHGPSSGKTTLTIFGYAPAWAAENPGDSLNVIYEFNSSSTSRHPVMLDRSSGYPQPSLRAFMVQLDGKTQGRSMGQRIFCTDCHNSDDNREGGGTGPNGPHGSTFSHILERRYEYSQVASGAGAGTTITNLIPNPPLDPSANGPYSMCAKCHDLTNIVSDASFLPDKNGKGGHATHINDGFSCSICHTSHGMGGTAAGISGERMVNFDLKVVAPNNGTLAYSHSANTCTLTCHGYAHYSNGSVTPALAKPGVK is encoded by the coding sequence ATGAAGCGCGCTTGGCTGCTTGCTCTCTTGGTCGGTGTCTTGTGCGTGAATTCCCCAGCGCAGTGGACTACCGACGTACTCGGCTCGCATGATCTCTCGCCAGGCGGCACTTCGCCGATCAAGGGCCGGCTGAATTCCGGATGCCAGTATTGCCATGCGCCGCACTCAGGAATCACGATGGGCTCGGCGCCCCTGTGGGCGCAGACACTCTCGAAGCAGACCTACACCACGTATACGAGTACGACGCTCAAGAACCTGACCACCCAACCACCTCTCGGGGGCGATAGCAATCTTTGCCTGAGCTGCCATGACGGCACCGTCGCGCCGGGGCAGACGGTTCCTTATGGGCGCCTGCGGATGACAGGCAACATGCTGCCGCAGGACAAGTTCGGCAGCAATCTCGGGGGCTCGCATCCATTTAGTTTTCGAGCTTTGACTACCGATTCGCCGGACCTGGTCACGACCCTGATCTCGAGCCACAAGACCGCGGATCCGCAAAACGCGGTGAAGTTGATTAACAACAACGTGGAATGCACGAGCTGCCACAATCCGCACGTGCAGGCGATTGACACGGTGGCGCAGCAGTTCCTGGTACGCGACGGTTCGAACGGAGCACTGTGCCTGGCGTGCCATGAGCCGGGTGCACGCCAGGTAAGCAACCAGAACAACCCTCTGTCGCCGTGGACGACGAGTATCCACGCGAACACGAACAATAAGCTTTCGCAGGGCGCGGGACTCGGCAGCTATACGACGGTCGGCGCAAATTCATGCATATCGTGCCACGTTCCACATAGCGCACTGGGCGGAGCAGAATTGTTGCGGCAGCCGGCATCGCCAGTGCCGAACATGGATTCGGCGACACAGAATTGCATTACCTGCCACAACGGGGGATCGAACATCTCACCGGCAATTCCGAACGTGTATGCCGAATTTGCAAAGACGGGCCACCCGTATCCGGCCGGCAACAACACCCATAGCGCCGGGGAGGCAACGGTCCTCGAAAACAATCGTCATGCGACTTGCGTTGACTGTCACAACGCGCACGGATCGCAGCAGGTGACGAGCTTTGATGCTCCGCCGAAGATACGCATTTCGCAAACCAGCACCAAGGGCTTAGGCGTGGACGGCACCACGCAAATCGATCCGGCGGTGAATCAGTACGAGAACTGCTTGCGTTGCCATGGGCCGAGTTCCGGGAAGACGACGTTGACGATCTTCGGGTACGCGCCCGCGTGGGCGGCAGAGAATCCCGGCGATTCGCTGAACGTGATTTATGAATTCAACTCGTCCTCGACGTCGCGACATCCGGTGATGCTCGATCGCAGCAGCGGGTATCCCCAACCAAGCTTGCGCGCGTTCATGGTGCAACTCGACGGGAAGACCCAGGGGCGCTCCATGGGGCAGCGCATCTTCTGCACGGATTGTCATAACAGCGATGACAATCGTGAGGGTGGTGGAACCGGGCCAAATGGTCCGCATGGCTCGACGTTCAGCCACATCCTTGAGCGCCGCTACGAATACAGCCAGGTGGCTTCCGGCGCCGGTGCGGGTACGACGATCACAAACCTGATTCCGAATCCGCCGCTCGATCCTTCCGCGAATGGACCGTATTCGATGTGCGCGAAGTGCCACGACCTTACGAACATCGTTTCGGATGCGAGTTTCTTGCCCGACAAAAACGGTAAGGGAGGCCACGCGACCCACATCAACGACGGGTTCTCCTGTTCCATCTGCCATACTTCGCATGGAATGGGCGGAACGGCGGCAGGCATCTCCGGCGAGCGCATGGTGAACTTCGACCTGAAGGTCGTCGCGCCGAACAATGGCACGCTGGCGTACTCGCACAGCGCAAATACCTGCACCCTGACCTGCCACGGCTACGCGCACTACTCTAACGGCTCTGTGACCCCGGCTCTCGCTAAACCGGGGGTGAAGTAA
- a CDS encoding 6-bladed beta-propeller, protein MSDKSKSKLATTATCILALVLGCAVPVFGGKDKKKDAAAPVQEESVLKKLDYSKIVWPNPPAITRLKYVDFFAGEKIQTQIVQEKKKSEWMARLAGGDSEGNGKNGPKQRFALATPYGMAVDSKGLLYVADGKVGAIFIFNTETHDVDMIKNGVQAHFGLITGLTIDDGDRLFVSDSQLHRVLVFGPDRKQEAVISEGLVDPGGMAVDNENRFLYVADPALDQVLVYDADKFNLIRKMGTSGKNHALTEPGQFARPTNVAVDSDSNLYVTDTSNRRVEIFDADGQFITAWGKAGDGPGTFARPKGIAIDSDGHVWVADAAQDRVQCFSKDGKVLLYLGGHGLLPGMFGNVAGLTIDKKNRVYTSDQNPGRVQMFQYISNPEARAEWERRQALEKGKTGATATASQAPANSNNKPK, encoded by the coding sequence ATGAGCGACAAGTCGAAATCGAAATTAGCAACAACCGCGACGTGCATCCTCGCGCTGGTGCTCGGCTGCGCTGTGCCTGTCTTCGGTGGAAAAGATAAGAAGAAGGATGCTGCCGCGCCTGTGCAGGAAGAGTCGGTTCTGAAGAAATTGGATTACTCGAAGATCGTGTGGCCGAACCCGCCTGCGATCACGCGGCTCAAGTATGTGGATTTCTTCGCGGGCGAGAAGATCCAGACGCAGATCGTTCAGGAAAAGAAGAAGTCGGAGTGGATGGCACGACTGGCGGGCGGCGATTCCGAGGGCAACGGCAAGAACGGCCCGAAGCAGCGGTTTGCGTTGGCTACTCCGTACGGCATGGCAGTGGATTCGAAGGGCCTGCTGTATGTCGCGGACGGAAAAGTTGGAGCGATCTTCATCTTCAACACCGAGACCCACGATGTCGACATGATCAAGAACGGAGTGCAGGCGCACTTCGGGCTGATCACGGGATTGACGATTGACGACGGCGACCGGCTCTTTGTTTCGGACTCGCAGCTGCATCGGGTACTGGTTTTCGGGCCGGATCGCAAACAGGAAGCGGTAATCAGTGAGGGGCTGGTAGATCCGGGCGGGATGGCGGTTGATAACGAGAACCGGTTCCTTTATGTCGCGGATCCGGCGCTCGACCAAGTATTGGTGTACGACGCCGACAAGTTCAACTTGATCCGCAAGATGGGGACTTCGGGAAAGAACCACGCACTGACGGAGCCAGGACAGTTTGCGCGGCCGACGAACGTAGCGGTGGACAGCGACAGCAACTTGTATGTGACCGATACCTCGAACCGGCGAGTAGAGATTTTCGACGCCGACGGACAGTTCATTACGGCATGGGGCAAGGCGGGCGATGGTCCGGGAACGTTCGCACGGCCGAAGGGGATCGCGATTGATTCCGACGGGCACGTGTGGGTAGCGGATGCCGCACAGGACCGCGTGCAGTGCTTCAGCAAAGATGGAAAAGTTTTGTTGTACCTGGGAGGACACGGATTGTTGCCGGGGATGTTCGGCAATGTTGCCGGACTGACGATCGACAAGAAGAACCGTGTGTACACCTCAGATCAGAATCCGGGCCGGGTGCAGATGTTTCAGTACATCAGCAACCCGGAGGCGCGTGCCGAGTGGGAACGCCGGCAAGCGTTGGAAAAGGGTAAGACTGGCGCGACAGCGACGGCTTCGCAAGCGCCGGCAAACAGTAATAACAAGCCGAAGTAG
- a CDS encoding cytochrome c biogenesis protein ResB, which translates to MSAQKQNIPTRIFRTFASLRTGITLLILVVIAAAIGTFILQRPTTDADKIAQAYSPTALYWLDRLTLTDIFHAWWFATLLALVSVSIVCASIDRWPNAWRFYARPYRKPDPHFRAVLPNHTELPIADPKLALNVAEKALLELGYKPERIVDADHVSLYSEKNRFSVMAVYVVHASLLLIFLGGIIDAVVGYRGFMAIVNHQSNNTIELRDGGKKVLPYAVVCNDTGQERYEDGTPKKWWSKLAVVRDGKVVQEKEIVVNDPLVYDGLRFYQASWGMTGDLDQVSIVAEPFEGGSPQTVGLSLNKAVNLDPQTTVTMFEFIPDFFVRDNQIFRRSNDPVNPAFHLKVNRAGTESLVWLMPAYKNTTEDQKSPFKFSLTEGPGAMRMVHYTGLEVSHQPGQWAIWAGVLLMGVGLGVAFYMVHVRFWIMPVETKDGQLVLWIGGSANKNKDKFEEKYYELVAKIRHELGIKEVPAAEEEEKELAHV; encoded by the coding sequence ATGTCTGCACAAAAACAAAACATCCCAACCAGGATCTTCCGCACTTTTGCGTCTCTTCGTACTGGCATCACGCTCCTCATCCTGGTAGTCATCGCTGCCGCGATCGGAACTTTCATCCTCCAAAGACCCACCACCGACGCCGACAAAATAGCGCAGGCCTATTCACCAACCGCGCTTTACTGGCTCGACCGCCTCACTCTTACCGATATCTTTCATGCGTGGTGGTTCGCCACGTTGCTTGCGCTAGTCAGCGTCAGCATCGTTTGCGCTTCTATCGATCGTTGGCCTAATGCCTGGCGCTTTTATGCGCGTCCGTACCGCAAGCCCGATCCGCACTTCCGCGCTGTGCTTCCCAACCACACCGAACTCCCCATCGCTGATCCCAAGTTGGCGCTGAATGTCGCAGAAAAGGCGTTGCTCGAACTTGGCTACAAACCCGAGCGCATCGTGGACGCCGACCACGTCTCGCTCTACTCCGAGAAGAACCGCTTCTCGGTGATGGCCGTTTACGTGGTGCACGCCAGCTTGCTCCTGATTTTCCTCGGCGGCATCATCGACGCCGTCGTTGGCTATCGCGGCTTCATGGCGATCGTGAACCACCAGAGCAACAACACCATCGAACTCCGCGATGGCGGCAAGAAAGTCCTGCCCTACGCTGTGGTTTGCAACGACACCGGTCAGGAACGCTACGAAGACGGCACCCCGAAGAAGTGGTGGTCGAAGCTGGCAGTCGTTCGCGACGGCAAAGTGGTCCAGGAAAAAGAAATCGTCGTCAACGATCCGCTGGTCTATGACGGGCTTCGCTTCTACCAGGCCAGCTGGGGCATGACTGGCGATCTCGACCAGGTCTCAATCGTCGCCGAGCCCTTTGAAGGCGGCTCTCCGCAAACCGTCGGCCTCTCGCTGAACAAGGCGGTGAACCTCGACCCGCAGACCACGGTCACGATGTTCGAATTCATCCCAGACTTCTTCGTTCGCGACAACCAGATCTTCCGCCGCTCCAACGACCCCGTGAACCCGGCCTTCCACCTCAAGGTGAATCGCGCTGGCACGGAATCGCTGGTGTGGCTGATGCCCGCGTACAAGAACACAACCGAAGACCAGAAGTCGCCGTTCAAGTTCTCGCTGACCGAAGGCCCGGGCGCGATGCGCATGGTGCATTACACCGGCCTCGAAGTTTCGCATCAGCCCGGACAGTGGGCAATCTGGGCAGGCGTTCTGCTGATGGGAGTCGGCCTCGGCGTGGCGTTCTATATGGTCCACGTTCGCTTCTGGATCATGCCGGTCGAAACCAAGGATGGACAGTTGGTCCTATGGATCGGCGGCTCCGCCAACAAGAACAAAGACAAGTTTGAAGAGAAGTACTACGAACTCGTGGCGAAGATCCGCCACGAGCTGGGGATCAAGGAAGTGCCGGCCGCTGAAGAAGAAGAGAAAGAGCTGGCGCACGTTTAG